TGCCCGCCGTGCGCTCGGGGTGGTGCCGCAGGAACTGGTCTTCGACCCCTTCTTCTCGGTGCGCGAGCTGCTGCGCATCCAGTCCGGCTATTTCGGCATCCGCAACAACGACGCCTGGATCGACGAGATTCTCGCCAGCCTCGACCTGTTGCCCAAGGCGGAGGCCAATATGCGCGCGCTGTCGGGCGGCATGAAGCGGCGGGTGCTGGTGGCGCAGGCGCTGGTCCATCGTCCGCCGGTGATCGTGCTCGACGAGCCCACCGCCGGCGTCGACGTCGAATTGCGTCAGGGGCTGTGGCAGTTCGTGCGCAAGCTCAATCGCGACGGCCACACCATCGTGCTGACCACCCACTATCTGGAGGAGGCCGAGACGCTGTGCGGCCGTATCGCCATGCTCAAGGCCGGAAAGGTAGTCGCGCTGGATACCACCGACAACCTGCTGCGGCGTTTCGCCACCCACAACCTGCGGGTGCGGGTGGAGCGCCCCGAGGTGGCGGTGGGCCTGGGCGGCATCCTGGGCGAAGGCGGCTGGATCGAGTTCGGTTTCGAAACCTATGCCGATGTCGAGCAACTGCTGGCGCGCCTGCGCGAGGCCCAGGCCAGCATCCTCGAGTTGCAACTCGGCGAGCCCGACCTGGAGCGCGTGTTCGTGGAGGTGATGCACCATGCCTGAGCCCCATGTCGAGGTGCAGGCGGGAGCGGTGTCGCCGCTGACCGGCTTTCGCACGCTGCTGTATAAGGAAGTGCTGCGCTTCTGGAAGGTGAGCTTCCAGACCGTGATGGCGCCAGTGCTGAACGCGGTGCTGTTCCTGCTGATCTTTTCCCACGTGCTGGACCGCCACGTCACCGTGTATGGCGAGATCGGCTATACCGCCTTCCTGGTGCCCGGCCTGGTGATGATGTCGCTGCTGCAGAACGCCTTCGCCAACAGTTCGTCGTCGCTGATCCAGAGCAAAATCACCGGCAACATCATCTTTGTGCTGCTGCCGCCGCTGTCCTACCGCGAGTTCTATGCCGCCTACGTCATCGCCGCGGTACTGCGCGGTCTGTTCGTCGGCACCGGGGTGCTGCTGGTGTCGATTCCCTTCGTCGATCTGCACGTGGCGCACCCGCTGTGGGTGCTGGCCTTCGCGCTGATGGGCGGGGCGATCCTGGGATCGCTCGGGGTCATCGCCGGCATCTGGGCCGAGAAGTTCGACCAGCTCGCGGCCTTCCAGAACTTCCTGATCATGCCGCTGACGATGCTGTCCGGCGTGTTCTACTCGATCCACTCGCTGCCGCCGCTCTGGCAGGATGTGTCACACGTCAACCCGTTCTTCTTTATGATTGACGGCTTCCGTTACGGCTTTTTCGGTCAGTCCGACGTGTCGCCCTGGTTGTCCTTCGGGGTGGTCGGGCTCTGTTTCGTATTGTTGGCGGCGCTGACGCTCGCGATGCTCGCCCGCGGCTACAAGCTGCGTGGGTGAGCGCGGGCGGGTGCCCTGAGAGGAAATCATGTTCGACCCAAACGAAGTCAAACGCCTCATCGAGCAGGGCCTGCCCTGTGAATTCGTCGCCATCGAAGGCGACGACGGCACCCATTTCACCGGCATCGTGGTCAGCGCGGCCTTCGAGGGCAAGCTGCCGGTGCGCCAGCACCAGGCGGTGTATGCCACCCTGGGCACGCTGATGGGCAACGAGATCCACGCCCTGCAGCTGCAGACCTATACGCCCGCCAAGTGGGAAACGGTGCGCGGCGAGCTGGGCCTGTAAAAGGCCGGCGGCCGCCGGCCCGTCATTCGAGGTTTCATGGACAAGTTGTTGATTGAAGGCGGCCGCCGGCTTTCCGGCGAAGTTGCCATTTCCGGCGCCAAGAACGCGGCGCTGCCCATCCTGTGTGCCGCCCTGCTGACGCGCGAACCGGTCACGTTCACCAACGTGCCGCGCCTGAACGACATCGGCACGCTGCTCAAGCTGCTGGGTCAGATGGGCGTCAAGGTGGAGCGCGAAGACGATCGCGTGACCCTCGACGCTTCTGCGCTCGACAATCCGGTCGCCCCGTACGAGATGGTCAAGACCATGCGGGCGTCGATCCTGGTGCTCGGCCCGCTGGTGGCGCGCTGTGGCGAGGCGCGGGTGTCGCTGCCCGGCGGCTGTGCGATCGGTGCCCGCCCGGTCGACCAGCACATCAAGGGCCTGCAGGCGATGGGCGCCGAGGTGCGTGTCGAACACGGCTACGTGCAGGCCCAGGTGCCGCGGCTCAAGGGGGCCCGGCTGTTCACCGACATGGTGACCGTGACCGGCACCGAGAACCTGATGATGGCGGCCTGCCTGGCGCAGGGCGAAACCGTCATCGAAAATGCCGCGCGCGAGCCCGAGGTCGTCGACCTGGCCAACTGTCTGGTGGCCATGGGCGCCCAGATCTCCGGCGCCGGGACCGACGTGATCCGCATCCGCGGCGTCGACGCGCTGCACGGCGCCACTCACCGCATCATGCCGGATCGCATCGAAACGGGAACGTATCTCTGTGCTGCAGCCGTAACCGGCGGTGAAGTGCGTCTCACCGGCACTTCGTCGTGCTACCTGGATGCGGTGATCGACAAGCTGATGGATGCCGGTTGCGAAGTCGTCTCCGAGCGCGACGCGATCCGCCTTGTGGCGCCGCGCCGCCCGCAGGCGGTGAACCTGCGCACGGCGCCGTATCCGGCCTTTCCCACCGACATGCAGGCGCAGTTCATGGCGCTCAACTGCGTGGCCGACGGGGCGGCGATGATCCGCGAGACCATCTTCGAGAACCGCTTCATGCACGCGGTGGAACTGCAGCGTCTCGGCGCGGACATCCGCATCGACGGCAACACCGCGGTGGTGCGCGGCGTGGAGCGCTTGCAGGGCGCCACGGTGATGGCGACCGACCTGCGCGCTTCCGCCAGCCTGGTCGTTGCCGGCCTGGTGGCCGAGGGCGAGACGGTGATCGAACGGATCTACCACCTCGACCGCGGCTACGAGCGGCTCGAAGAAAAGCTCGCCGCGCTCGGCGCCAGCGTCCGCCGGCTGAGTTGAACCTGCGACCGGCCCCGCGGCCGGTCGCCCTTCACAGCGCCAGGCAGCCCGCCGCCTCGGGCTGCCACACCACTTCCAGCACCTGCAGACGGATCGCGCTGCCTTCGGGCGTACGCCAGTCGATCGCCTGACCGGCTGCCAGTCCGAGCAGCGCGCTGCCGGCGGGCGAAAACACCGAAACCTTGCCGGCGGCACCGTCGGCATCCTTGGGGTAGGCCAGCGTGAGTTCGTACTCGCGGCCGCTGGTTTCCTCGCGGAAACGGGCGCGGCTGTTCATCGTGATCACGTCGGCGGGCATCTCCTCGGGCTCGCGCACATCGGCGCGATCGAGTTCGGCCCGCAGCGCGTCAAGGTCGCCGCGGCTGCGCGCGGCAGGGGCGGCAAGCAGTCCTTCGAGGCGTTCGAGATCGAGGGACGAGACGATGATTTCGGGCTTCATGGCTCCGGCTCCTGTTCACGTTAAAGGGGCGCACCAAAAGAAAATGGCCGAGCCGCCGGGGCGGTTCAGCCAAGTCGCCGAAGGCTAACAGAAGGCGTCGCGGGTTACAATGACGGCCCGATCCATCAAGGTCCGCTCCGTGTCCAGCATCACCCTTGCCCTTTCCAAGGGCCGAATCTTCGAGGAAACCCTGCCGCTGCTGGCGGCGGCCGGCATCACGCCCACCGACAATCCGGAATCGTCGCGCAAGCTGATCATCGGCACGAACCGCCCCGAGGTTCGGCTGGTCATCGTGCGCGCCACCGATACCCCCACCTACGTGCAGTACGGCGCCGCCGACCTCGGCATCGCTGGCAAGGACGTGCTGATCGAGCATGGCGGCGCGGGGCTTTACCAGCCGCTCGATCTCAACATCGCGCGCTGCCGCCTGTGCGTGGCGGTGCGCAAGGGGTTCGACTACGCCGCGGCCACGCGCCCGGGGGGCCGCATCCGCGTCGCCACCAAGTACATCAACAGCGCCAAGGCCCATTTCGCGGGCAAGGGCATGCATGTCGACCTGATCAAGCTCTATGGTTCGATGGAGCTTGCGCCGCTCGTCGGGCTGGCGGACGCGATCGTCGACCTCGTGTCCACCGGCAGCACGCTGCGCGCCAACAACCTCGAAGAGGTCGAGGACATTGCGCCGATCAGCTCGCGCCTGATCGTCAACCAGGCCTCGCTCAAGCTCAAGCGCGAACTGATCCAGCCGGTGCTGGACGCTTTTGCAGGAGCGATCAAGCCATGAGTTTCGCGACCCCGATCCGCCGTCTCGATGCCCGCCAGCCCGATTTCCTCGCGACGCTGGATGCGTTGCTGGCGTTCGAAAGCGAGGCCGACGAGCGCATCGACAGCGCGGTCACCGAGATCCTGCGCGCGGTGCGCAGCACCGGCGACGCCGCGGTCATGGAATACACCCGCCGCTTCGATCATGTCGAGGCGAAATCGATGGTCGAGCTGGAGCTGCCCAAGGCCGAACTGCAGGCCGCGCTCGACAGCCTGACCGTGGAGCAGCGCGAGGCCTTGCGCATCGCCGCCGACCGCGTGCGCATCTACCACGAGCGCCAGCGCGCCGAGTCCTGGGACTATGTCGAGGCCGACGGTTCGCGGCTGGGCCAGAAGGTGACGCCGCTCGACCGCGTCGGCCTCTACGTGCCCGGCGGGCGCGCGTCCTACCCCAGTTCGGTGCTGATGAACGCGATTCCGGCCAAAGTCGCCGGTGTCGAGGAACTCATCATGGTGGTGCCGACGCCACGCGGCGAGAAGAACCCGCTGGTGCTCGCGGCCGCCGCGATCACCGGCGTCGATCGGGTGTTCACCATCGGCGGCGCGCAGGCGGTGGCGGCGCTGGCCTACGGCACGCAGACCATTCCGCAGGTCGACAAGATCGTCGGTCCCGGTAACGCTTTCGTCGCCGAAGCCAAGCGCCGGGTGTTCGGCACGGTGGGCATCGACATGGTGGCCGGTCCATCCGAGGTGCTGATCATCTCCGACGGTTCCGGCCATGCCGAGTGGGTGGCGATGGATCTCTTCGCGCAGGCGGAGCACGACGAACTGGCGCAGTCCATCCTGCTGTGCACCGATGCCGGTTTTCTCGACGCGGTGCACGCGGCGATCGACCGTCTGCTGCCCACGATGCCGCGCCGCGAGACCATCGCCAGGTCGCTCGCGAACCGAGGCGCACTGATCCACGTCGGCAGCCTGGAGCAGGCGTGCGCGATCGCCAACCGCATCGCGCCGGAGCACCTGGAACTGTCGATGGAAGACGCGGAGCGCTGGATCGATGCGATCCGCCACGCTGGCGCGATTTTCGTCGGCCACTGGGCGGTGGAGGCGCTGGGCGACTACTGCGCCGGCCCAAACCATGTGCTACCGACGATGCGCAGTGCGCGTTTCTCGTCGCCGCTGGGGGTCTACGATTTCCAGAAGCGGACCAGCATCGTGCAGATTTCCGAGGCGGGTGCGCAGCATCTGGGCAAGATCGCGTCGGTACTGGCCCACGGCGAGGGCCTGCAGGCGCACGCCCGCTCGGCGGAGATGCGGCTCAAGGTCTGAGGTCGCACGCGTGGGCTGAAATGCAAACGGGGCGCCATGGCGCCCCGTTTCGCTTTACGGCCGCAGCACCGCGGCGATGC
Above is a window of Azoarcus olearius DNA encoding:
- a CDS encoding ABC transporter ATP-binding protein, coding for MTTPAIRISAVTKRYGALQALGGVDLEIGQGEFFGLLGPNGAGKTTLISALAGLVRPDSGTLQVMGHDVVSDYRNARRALGVVPQELVFDPFFSVRELLRIQSGYFGIRNNDAWIDEILASLDLLPKAEANMRALSGGMKRRVLVAQALVHRPPVIVLDEPTAGVDVELRQGLWQFVRKLNRDGHTIVLTTHYLEEAETLCGRIAMLKAGKVVALDTTDNLLRRFATHNLRVRVERPEVAVGLGGILGEGGWIEFGFETYADVEQLLARLREAQASILELQLGEPDLERVFVEVMHHA
- a CDS encoding ABC transporter permease, which encodes MPEPHVEVQAGAVSPLTGFRTLLYKEVLRFWKVSFQTVMAPVLNAVLFLLIFSHVLDRHVTVYGEIGYTAFLVPGLVMMSLLQNAFANSSSSLIQSKITGNIIFVLLPPLSYREFYAAYVIAAVLRGLFVGTGVLLVSIPFVDLHVAHPLWVLAFALMGGAILGSLGVIAGIWAEKFDQLAAFQNFLIMPLTMLSGVFYSIHSLPPLWQDVSHVNPFFFMIDGFRYGFFGQSDVSPWLSFGVVGLCFVLLAALTLAMLARGYKLRG
- a CDS encoding BolA family protein; its protein translation is MFDPNEVKRLIEQGLPCEFVAIEGDDGTHFTGIVVSAAFEGKLPVRQHQAVYATLGTLMGNEIHALQLQTYTPAKWETVRGELGL
- the murA gene encoding UDP-N-acetylglucosamine 1-carboxyvinyltransferase; translation: MDKLLIEGGRRLSGEVAISGAKNAALPILCAALLTREPVTFTNVPRLNDIGTLLKLLGQMGVKVEREDDRVTLDASALDNPVAPYEMVKTMRASILVLGPLVARCGEARVSLPGGCAIGARPVDQHIKGLQAMGAEVRVEHGYVQAQVPRLKGARLFTDMVTVTGTENLMMAACLAQGETVIENAAREPEVVDLANCLVAMGAQISGAGTDVIRIRGVDALHGATHRIMPDRIETGTYLCAAAVTGGEVRLTGTSSCYLDAVIDKLMDAGCEVVSERDAIRLVAPRRPQAVNLRTAPYPAFPTDMQAQFMALNCVADGAAMIRETIFENRFMHAVELQRLGADIRIDGNTAVVRGVERLQGATVMATDLRASASLVVAGLVAEGETVIERIYHLDRGYERLEEKLAALGASVRRLS
- the rnk gene encoding nucleoside diphosphate kinase regulator, which encodes MKPEIIVSSLDLERLEGLLAAPAARSRGDLDALRAELDRADVREPEEMPADVITMNSRARFREETSGREYELTLAYPKDADGAAGKVSVFSPAGSALLGLAAGQAIDWRTPEGSAIRLQVLEVVWQPEAAGCLAL
- the hisG gene encoding ATP phosphoribosyltransferase — translated: MSSITLALSKGRIFEETLPLLAAAGITPTDNPESSRKLIIGTNRPEVRLVIVRATDTPTYVQYGAADLGIAGKDVLIEHGGAGLYQPLDLNIARCRLCVAVRKGFDYAAATRPGGRIRVATKYINSAKAHFAGKGMHVDLIKLYGSMELAPLVGLADAIVDLVSTGSTLRANNLEEVEDIAPISSRLIVNQASLKLKRELIQPVLDAFAGAIKP
- the hisD gene encoding histidinol dehydrogenase, translating into MSFATPIRRLDARQPDFLATLDALLAFESEADERIDSAVTEILRAVRSTGDAAVMEYTRRFDHVEAKSMVELELPKAELQAALDSLTVEQREALRIAADRVRIYHERQRAESWDYVEADGSRLGQKVTPLDRVGLYVPGGRASYPSSVLMNAIPAKVAGVEELIMVVPTPRGEKNPLVLAAAAITGVDRVFTIGGAQAVAALAYGTQTIPQVDKIVGPGNAFVAEAKRRVFGTVGIDMVAGPSEVLIISDGSGHAEWVAMDLFAQAEHDELAQSILLCTDAGFLDAVHAAIDRLLPTMPRRETIARSLANRGALIHVGSLEQACAIANRIAPEHLELSMEDAERWIDAIRHAGAIFVGHWAVEALGDYCAGPNHVLPTMRSARFSSPLGVYDFQKRTSIVQISEAGAQHLGKIASVLAHGEGLQAHARSAEMRLKV